A genomic segment from Desulfonatronum lacustre DSM 10312 encodes:
- a CDS encoding response regulator — translation MTERKSRILIVDDERTNIQVLNAILQENYEISVALSGEQALKRAFGDKKPDLVLLDIQMPDLDGFEVCRRLQEHPETRDIPVIFITAKSNEKDEEQGLAVGAVDYITKPFGPSVVLARIRVHLELKRKRDILRNLSNKDGLTCIANRRRFEEFLEFEWQRGIRSGEPLSLIMADIDHFKLYNDHYGHAAGDECLREVARSLSGVVSRQTDLVARYGGEEFICLLTGTNQDGAREVARKMREAVEALGIPHAFSPVAPTITLSLGVATLVPQRDGKTAHDLFLAADKALYKAKSTGRNKVAALDGLDEAHEPFTAPRPVREHQRILIVDDEQINLNVLKAIFQDTYQTISAASGSQALELARADPAPDIILLDIQMPDMDGYEVCETLKDDPRTRDIPILFITVMSKETDEAKGLRLGAVDYIPKPFDPSVVHARVNTHLTLRRTLTDLARRNSILEDALNMRDSVERIVRNDLKRPLMDILNRSDRLLATRDLPASLRETVRDIERSGFELLEMIAASIDLWKLERGVYQLDPHPVNLTRIVQTVLRALSPLEAMENKAVRFITEDAPASIMIRGEELLCYSMLLHLIKNALEADPPDRPVTVALEHPPRQDTDQEGRSRIRVRIANSGVVPLEIRTRFMEKGATWGKPDGKGLGAYSARLIAETLGATLQVHIDDENQRTEIVLEFPG, via the coding sequence ATGACTGAACGGAAATCCCGCATCCTGATCGTGGACGACGAGCGAACGAACATCCAGGTCCTCAACGCCATCCTCCAGGAAAATTATGAAATCAGCGTGGCCCTGAGCGGCGAACAGGCTCTGAAACGGGCCTTTGGCGATAAAAAGCCGGACCTGGTCCTGCTGGACATCCAGATGCCGGACCTGGACGGGTTCGAGGTCTGCCGAAGATTGCAGGAACATCCGGAAACCAGAGACATACCGGTGATCTTCATCACGGCCAAGTCCAATGAAAAAGACGAGGAGCAAGGTCTGGCCGTGGGCGCGGTGGACTATATCACCAAGCCTTTCGGCCCGTCCGTGGTTCTGGCCCGGATTCGGGTCCATCTGGAACTGAAGCGCAAGCGGGACATCCTCCGGAACCTCTCCAACAAGGACGGCCTGACCTGCATCGCCAACCGCCGCCGGTTCGAGGAATTCCTGGAATTCGAATGGCAGCGCGGCATCCGAAGCGGCGAGCCTTTGTCGCTGATCATGGCGGACATCGATCATTTCAAACTGTACAACGACCATTACGGCCATGCAGCGGGGGACGAGTGCCTGCGGGAAGTGGCCAGAAGCCTGAGTGGCGTCGTTTCACGACAAACCGATCTGGTAGCCCGGTACGGGGGGGAGGAATTCATCTGCCTGCTCACCGGCACGAACCAGGACGGAGCCAGGGAAGTGGCCCGGAAAATGCGCGAGGCTGTCGAGGCCCTGGGAATCCCCCATGCCTTCAGCCCCGTGGCGCCGACGATCACCCTGAGCCTTGGCGTGGCCACTCTGGTTCCCCAGCGGGACGGCAAGACGGCTCACGATCTCTTTCTGGCCGCGGACAAAGCCCTGTACAAGGCCAAAAGCACCGGCAGGAACAAAGTCGCCGCGCTGGACGGACTGGACGAGGCCCACGAGCCGTTCACCGCTCCGCGACCAGTCCGGGAACACCAACGCATCCTGATCGTCGACGACGAGCAGATCAACCTGAACGTGCTCAAGGCCATCTTCCAGGACACCTACCAGACCATCAGCGCCGCGTCCGGAAGCCAAGCCCTGGAACTAGCCCGGGCCGACCCCGCGCCGGACATTATTCTTTTGGACATCCAGATGCCGGACATGGACGGCTACGAGGTCTGCGAGACCCTGAAGGACGACCCACGTACCAGGGACATCCCGATCCTGTTCATCACCGTCATGTCCAAGGAAACGGACGAGGCCAAGGGCTTGCGACTGGGCGCGGTGGACTACATCCCCAAGCCCTTCGACCCGTCCGTGGTCCACGCCAGGGTGAACACCCACCTGACTTTGCGCCGTACCCTGACCGACCTGGCCCGGCGCAACTCAATCCTTGAAGACGCCCTGAACATGCGCGACAGCGTGGAACGCATCGTGCGCAACGACCTCAAACGCCCGCTGATGGACATTCTGAACAGATCGGATCGCCTGCTCGCGACCCGTGATCTTCCGGCTTCGTTGCGGGAAACCGTACGCGACATTGAACGATCCGGCTTCGAACTTCTGGAAATGATCGCCGCGTCCATCGACTTGTGGAAACTGGAACGGGGCGTCTATCAGCTCGACCCCCATCCGGTGAACCTGACCCGCATCGTTCAAACCGTGCTCAGAGCCTTGTCGCCCCTGGAAGCGATGGAGAACAAGGCCGTCCGGTTCATCACCGAAGACGCCCCGGCCTCGATTATGATCCGCGGCGAGGAGTTGCTCTGCTATTCCATGCTCCTGCACCTGATCAAAAACGCCCTGGAAGCCGACCCGCCGGACCGGCCGGTAACCGTTGCCCTGGAGCACCCTCCGCGACAAGACACGGACCAGGAAGGCCGATCCCGAATCCGGGTCCGCATCGCCAACAGCGGCGTCGTTCCCTTGGAAATCCGCACCCGGTTCATGGAAAAAGGCGCCACCTGGGGCAAGCCCGACGGCAAGGGCCTGGGCGCCTACTCCGCCCGCCTCATCGCCGAAACCCTCGGCGCGACCCTCCAGGTCCACATCGATGACGAAAACCAACGTACCGAAATCGTTCTGGAGTTTCCAGGGTAA
- a CDS encoding PEP/pyruvate-binding domain-containing protein: MIAYVKEWIRPAVKPEAETEVFVERYNIFKELLEKNTASLHVINDIEDMMLNPDSFDYDEVVVLCERLVAIVRDLSSDLDALSRNRFANLRSVADRIGRSVLKELRGRQKLEKSNWTISLANLSREKSALVGNKAANLADISNRAYLPAPKGFAVTAFSCHHFFKQAGIYEKVKRKLRQLDVRDMERLETVCAEIKVLILGSQLPDDVARAILHEARVLAGDLGEDLRFAVRSSASAEDSPSSSFAGQYDSVLNVPVDNLLAAYKEVVAGIFNPRAVFYRRGKGYRDIDDLMSVLCVAMVDAVSSGCLYTIDPNYHVADNICVNANWGLGVSVVDGSARTDYWRICRETREVLEQEIAGKDTMLVMDREQGLRLSETPLARRNAPCLTSEQLRVLTDYGLKLEEHFGTPLDIEWALDQAGKIIILQARPLQRVTEDLSFEELGRDVHVPRDRVLIHAGMTAAPGAASGPAYILEDDQSLAGIPEGSILVARQTSPTLVPAMSRVKGIVTDVGSVTGHMASVAREFKVPTLVGIETGTRTIQAGDIITLDATRRTIYKGEVPAVIRQKAPANLIADSPVHIRVRGVLNKVVPLNLLDPRSAEFTPEGCATLHDVIRFAHEMAMREMFHLGDWLRGRAGDGRIGKKLRDTPLNAFVLDLGGGVERMGNSAEDANEVAVEEIVSVPFQALLKGVTHEKVRWSGPVRVNMQGLLAVVAEGVLNDPHLHDGLGEPNYAIISKRYLNFNARLGYHFATIDSFCSEQVNSNYVTFSFKGGAADVGRRTRRAELMALILKKMGFRVEHKGDLLKAEMRKYDVGRLTEKLEHIGRLLGSVRLLDMVLTDDGEIQWYAEEFFKGNYTFEQVPSQVFGR; the protein is encoded by the coding sequence ATGATCGCTTATGTCAAAGAATGGATCAGGCCCGCCGTCAAACCAGAAGCCGAGACGGAGGTTTTCGTGGAGCGGTACAATATTTTCAAGGAGCTATTGGAGAAGAACACCGCCTCACTCCATGTGATCAACGACATCGAAGACATGATGCTCAATCCGGACTCGTTCGATTACGATGAGGTCGTTGTTTTGTGTGAGCGTCTCGTGGCCATTGTTCGGGATCTTTCATCCGACCTGGATGCGTTGTCCCGGAATCGGTTCGCGAACCTCAGGAGCGTCGCCGACAGGATCGGCCGGTCCGTTCTCAAGGAGCTGCGGGGACGGCAAAAGCTGGAAAAGAGCAACTGGACCATCTCCCTGGCCAACTTGAGTCGCGAGAAAAGCGCGTTGGTGGGGAACAAGGCGGCCAACCTGGCCGATATTTCAAACAGGGCGTATTTGCCCGCGCCCAAAGGGTTCGCGGTCACGGCCTTCTCGTGTCATCATTTTTTCAAGCAGGCGGGAATCTATGAAAAGGTCAAGCGTAAGCTACGGCAACTCGATGTCCGGGACATGGAACGTCTCGAAACGGTCTGCGCCGAGATCAAGGTTCTGATTCTCGGCTCTCAGCTGCCCGACGACGTCGCGAGGGCCATCCTTCACGAGGCCCGGGTTTTGGCCGGCGATCTCGGTGAGGATCTGCGTTTCGCCGTTCGCAGCAGCGCCAGCGCCGAAGATTCCCCGTCTTCTTCCTTTGCCGGACAGTACGACAGTGTCTTGAACGTCCCTGTCGACAACCTGCTTGCGGCCTATAAAGAGGTCGTGGCCGGGATATTCAACCCCAGGGCGGTATTCTACCGGCGCGGCAAGGGATATCGGGACATCGACGACCTGATGAGCGTTCTGTGCGTGGCCATGGTGGATGCCGTGTCCAGCGGTTGCCTGTACACCATTGACCCGAACTATCATGTGGCCGACAACATCTGCGTCAACGCCAACTGGGGCCTTGGGGTGAGCGTCGTGGACGGGTCGGCGAGAACCGACTACTGGCGGATCTGCCGGGAGACCAGGGAGGTTCTGGAGCAGGAGATTGCCGGAAAAGACACCATGCTTGTCATGGATAGGGAACAGGGGCTGCGCCTAAGTGAGACGCCCCTGGCCCGGCGGAACGCTCCCTGTCTGACCTCCGAACAACTCCGCGTCCTGACCGACTACGGGTTGAAGCTAGAAGAGCATTTCGGCACGCCTTTGGATATTGAATGGGCTCTGGATCAAGCCGGCAAGATTATCATCCTGCAAGCCCGCCCCTTGCAGAGGGTCACGGAGGACTTGTCCTTCGAAGAGCTGGGGAGGGACGTCCACGTGCCCCGCGACCGCGTTCTGATCCACGCGGGCATGACCGCCGCCCCCGGCGCGGCCAGCGGTCCGGCGTATATCCTGGAGGATGATCAAAGCCTGGCCGGCATTCCTGAAGGCTCTATCCTCGTGGCCCGCCAGACATCGCCGACCCTTGTCCCGGCCATGAGCAGGGTCAAGGGGATCGTGACGGATGTGGGCAGCGTCACCGGGCATATGGCTTCCGTGGCCAGGGAATTCAAGGTTCCGACGTTGGTCGGGATTGAAACCGGAACACGGACCATCCAGGCCGGAGACATCATTACCTTGGACGCCACCCGCAGGACTATTTACAAGGGTGAAGTGCCCGCAGTCATCCGGCAGAAGGCTCCGGCCAACCTGATCGCGGACAGCCCGGTCCATATCCGTGTCCGCGGGGTGTTGAACAAGGTCGTTCCGCTGAATCTGCTCGATCCGCGAAGCGCGGAGTTCACCCCGGAAGGCTGCGCCACCCTGCACGACGTGATTCGCTTTGCCCATGAAATGGCGATGCGGGAGATGTTTCACCTGGGAGACTGGCTCAGGGGGCGAGCCGGGGACGGGCGGATCGGAAAGAAGCTGCGCGATACGCCGCTGAACGCCTTTGTTCTGGACTTGGGCGGAGGAGTCGAGCGGATGGGGAACTCCGCGGAAGATGCAAACGAGGTCGCCGTGGAGGAGATCGTCTCGGTACCGTTCCAGGCCCTGCTCAAGGGCGTGACCCACGAAAAGGTGCGTTGGTCCGGACCGGTCCGGGTGAACATGCAGGGACTCTTGGCCGTGGTTGCGGAAGGCGTACTCAACGACCCGCACTTGCACGACGGCCTTGGGGAGCCAAATTACGCCATTATTTCCAAAAGATATCTCAACTTCAACGCCCGGCTCGGCTACCACTTCGCGACCATCGACTCCTTTTGCTCCGAGCAGGTCAACTCCAACTACGTGACCTTCTCGTTCAAAGGCGGGGCAGCGGACGTGGGACGGCGAACGAGACGAGCCGAACTGATGGCCCTGATCCTCAAGAAGATGGGGTTTCGGGTCGAGCACAAGGGCGACCTGCTCAAGGCTGAAATGCGAAAATACGATGTCGGGCGACTAACGGAGAAGCTGGAGCATATCGGGCGCTTGTTGGGCTCCGTGCGGCTGTTGGACATGGTTCTGACCGACGATGGAGAAATCCAGTGGTACGCGGAGGAGTTCTTCAAAGGTAATTACACCTTTGAACAAGTGCCTTCGCAAGTTTTTGGCCGCTGA